In Zingiber officinale cultivar Zhangliang chromosome 1A, Zo_v1.1, whole genome shotgun sequence, a genomic segment contains:
- the LOC122030136 gene encoding 40S ribosomal protein S3a-like isoform X1: MAVGKNKRISKGKKGGKKKTVDPFTKKDWYDIKAPSVFSVRNVGKTLVSRTQGTRIASEGLKHRVFEVSLADLQNDEDQAYRKIRLRAEDVQGKNVLTNFWGMNFTTDKLRSLVRKWQTLIEAHVDVKTTDNYTLRLFCIAFTKRRPNQVKRTCYAQSSQIRQIRRKMTEIMVNQASSCDLKDLVQKFIPEVIGKEIEKATTSIFPLQNVFIRKVKILKAPKFDLGKLMEVHGDYKEDVGVKLDRPAEDVPMEGESEAIAA; encoded by the exons ATGGCCGTCGG GAAGAACAAACGCATTTCCAAAGGAAAGAAGGGAGGCAAGAAAAAAAC GGTGGATCCCTTCACGAAGAAGGATTGGTACGACATCAAGGCCCCATCGGTCTTCTCCGTCAGAAATGTCGGGAAGACGCTTGTGTCAAGGACACAAGGAACTAGG ATTGCATCAGAGGGACTCAAACACAGAGTATTTGAAGTTTCATTAGCTGACCTTCAAAATGATGAGGACCAAGCATACCGGAAGATCCGGCTTCGTGCTGAGGATGTTCAAGGCAAAAATGTTCTAACAAACTTTTGG GGCATGAATTTCACTACAGACAAGCTCAGATCCTTAGTAAGGAAGTGGCAAACTCTTATAGAGGCACATGTTGATGTGAAGACCACTGATAATTATACACTGCGTCTGTTTTGTATTGCCTTCACCAAGAGACGTCCGAACCAGGTCAAGCGCACTTGCTATGCGCAATCCAGCCAGATTAGACAG ATACGGCGCAAGATGACTGAAATTATGGTGAATCAGGCTTCATCGTGTGATCTGAAGGATCTAGTCCAAAAGTTCATACCCGAAGTGATTGGGAAGGAAATTGAGAAAGCGACAACGAGCATATTCCCATTGCAAAATGTGTTCATTCGCAAAGTGAAAATCTTAAAGGCCCCTAAGTTTGATTTGGGAAAGCTCATGGAG GTTCATGGAGACTACAAAGAGGATGTTGGAGTAAAGTTAGATCGACCCGCGGAGGATGTTCCGATGGAAGGAGAATCTGAAGCCATCGCCGCCTAA
- the LOC122030136 gene encoding 40S ribosomal protein S3a-like isoform X2 codes for MNFTTDKLRSLVRKWQTLIEAHVDVKTTDNYTLRLFCIAFTKRRPNQVKRTCYAQSSQIRQIRRKMTEIMVNQASSCDLKDLVQKFIPEVIGKEIEKATTSIFPLQNVFIRKVKILKAPKFDLGKLMEVHGDYKEDVGVKLDRPAEDVPMEGESEAIAA; via the exons ATGAATTTCACTACAGACAAGCTCAGATCCTTAGTAAGGAAGTGGCAAACTCTTATAGAGGCACATGTTGATGTGAAGACCACTGATAATTATACACTGCGTCTGTTTTGTATTGCCTTCACCAAGAGACGTCCGAACCAGGTCAAGCGCACTTGCTATGCGCAATCCAGCCAGATTAGACAG ATACGGCGCAAGATGACTGAAATTATGGTGAATCAGGCTTCATCGTGTGATCTGAAGGATCTAGTCCAAAAGTTCATACCCGAAGTGATTGGGAAGGAAATTGAGAAAGCGACAACGAGCATATTCCCATTGCAAAATGTGTTCATTCGCAAAGTGAAAATCTTAAAGGCCCCTAAGTTTGATTTGGGAAAGCTCATGGAG GTTCATGGAGACTACAAAGAGGATGTTGGAGTAAAGTTAGATCGACCCGCGGAGGATGTTCCGATGGAAGGAGAATCTGAAGCCATCGCCGCCTAA